ACTTTGTAGTGCCCCAGTGCTTGCCGCCCCCAACTTTGACAAACCTTTTAAGTTGGAGGTAGATGCTAGTATAGTGGGGTTGGGTGCGGTTCTCTTACAGGAAGATGAAGACGGAGTGGATCGGCCCGTCAGTTTCTTCTCCCGTAAGTTCAACTCGTGTCAGTCAAGATACTCTACAATTGAACAAGAGACACTGGCTTTATTGCTTGCCTTACAGTTCTTTGAGGTATATGtgggctccagtgccttgcctgtTATGATCTTCACGGACCATAATCCATTGGTGTTCTTGAAgcaaatgtacaaccagaaccgccgccttatgcggtgggctctgattgtacaaggatataatgtacagatagcttATGTGAAGGGCTCGGCGAATGTGGTTGCTGACGCTCTATCACGGGTTTACTAACTGGGGAAGCGATGGCTTTTGTTATTGCAAAACTAGGTTTGCAATTTTTGTGGTGggcgtgttacgttccccagtttgtgttgtagtttgtgtatttgcatgtgttttatttcaggaaatggcttcctgaaatccctcaagcagctgattggtcgactccagggctaattggaaagctgaccccgccccctcgtcaagacacagctgtctccaattacccattccttctgaagctatataaaagccagtgttctgttcaggagagagagattttggaggtagggattgctgagagagattttggaggtagggattgctgagagagattttggaggtagggattgctgagagattttggaggtagggattgctgagagagatttgctTGGAGGACATTGCAGAGAcattttgctagaggttgattttgatgggagttcattgctgggaagttggtatgttttgtgagtttgttgctcagatagagcttatttgatgtactttgtttcttagtttttgtgaaattgtttaatattctgtttaatttgttcccaagggagaaggggaaggcaccttgggagtgcttaggcaagaggcccgcgggcatacatatacccgtaatTTATTcattgtctaggcacactaggtaagacctgggcggaccactccctgtattttggttagggcaccaggtggtgctaaattaggtaagtagtgggtaggcaggtaagataggagaggggggggggctttgagatgtactttctttgctttggatccgtccagccccttttccccatattaccgtgtacaggaataaagtccttgtaaaacggtaccacattctgccggttgtcatccttactcgcacctacagtccatacctttttcacttcacggagagtttagttgtggcagggtgttgcgttccctcttcacagAGGTGTGCGTAACACACTTGATGGCGCTATTGGTTTGAAAGTGAGTTGCAGGGAAACAGGGTGGAGAACGATTCCATCAGCCTGTCTGCCAGCTGTGTTCGGCTGCTTATGGTGTCAGGGTGGAATCTCCTACTGTAGAAGACACATTAACGCAGGCTAATGTGAATAGACACCCAAATGATGCACACTGAcactagcttgatgtccacacaCTGGCTCAACCCTTACCTGAGCcatagcctaaccctaaccctagatgtATAAGTTTGTCTTGAATTTATTTGACCATTTACTCAGTTACAGTTTCTTATGTTTGACAGATTGGCAGCCTCCTAACTAAAGCAGTATTTGTTCAACTTATTATCATGCAAACATCCATTATTGTTTCAGAATTTTGTCCAAACAGTACATTctcaattaaaatgtctgaatataAAAGTGTAGAGGACATTATTGTGTCaacaatgaaaaacagcaccttttttccccattttgtgaCAACTTAATTCCTTTATTATTCAGAATAATATTACAGCATTTGTATGTGTGTTCAGTAGAGTAGTGTAAAGGCACTTTAAGTTGTTGCGTATCATAGTTGCAAGTATTATTCAGTTGATAAATGTTATTAAAGTAGATGAGGAGTTTAAGACAAATTCTGAGCTCACTGTGCCAAATCTAGTTAATAGAGGATGGAGACAAAGTAGTCTGAAACCTGTTTAAACAGTGTGAACAGAAGTGTAACAGGTTTAAACAATACTGTGAACAGAAGTCATTGTTTGTCCAGTCTAAACACCCCAGGCCATCAGGGCGGCGCTGAGTGCCACAGTCACAGAGACCTGGACGGAGCTGGCCCCGTTACACAGGTCTGTCTGGCAGCATGAGGAGCTGCTCGTGACACCAGCACTAAAGATGGTTGCAGTGATGGTCTTGCCACACAGGTCTGAGTCCAGACAACCACGGGTGTGGAGTGTCAGAAACTCAGTGGAATTGAATTCTAGATGGAATGAGATTtagaacaaaacattaggaaaacatgctctttccatgacacagactgacctggtgaatccaggtgaaggctatgatcccttattcaggtcacttgttaagtccacttcaatccgtatagatgaagaggaggaatcaATTGCACtgatacaattgagacatggattgcgtatgtgtgccatttatagagggcaagacaaaagatttaactGCCTTTTaacagggtatgatagtaggtgccaggcatgctagtttgagtgtgtcaagaaatgcaacgctgctggatttttcatgctcaacagtttcctgtgtgtatcaagaatgatctaccacccaaaggacatccagccaacttgacacaattgtggaaagcattagagtcaacatgggccagcatccctttggaaagctttcgacaccttatagagtccataaccggaagaattgaggctgtcctgagggcaaaagtgggtgcaactcaatattatgaaggtgtccctaatgttttgtacactcagtgattGCTAATTCATTGCATATTCACAAGTCTTTGTGTACAGGTTTCATTACTTGATTCTCCGGTGAAGCAGTTGAGAGTGGAGTTGTCACACACCATGTTTTTGGGAAAGATACATGTCCCAAAGATCCCCACACTGCACTGCTTACAGGTCAAGGACTGGGCTGTGGAACATGGAGGAGAGGCAAGAGAAGTGGATGAATCATGTGCAgttcaacacaatacaatacgacaCAAACAATGATGAACGTCATGAGTGGCATCAGGTGGAAGAATGAAAGAAGACAGATTGACGTCATACCTATAACTCACCCAGCAATTCACAATAAAAAGCTGAAACGTACATGTTTAGACATTCACAGTATGTATTTGTatcaggtatatatatatatgaaaatgaATGGTTGATTGTATACTGTGTAAATTGATGTTGTACACAGTGCAGCCCTGAAACTAGAAGTGTGTTTAGTGGCTTCTCTTATCTACAAGTTTGCCAGTTAAATGTGGTTCAGTCATTACAATAGAGTCAATATCCTCTTATTAGTGAAGGTACTGCTACCACAGGAGACTAAACTTGTCATACAGTATAAGAATGGCCTCGGTACCCATGGAAAATACGCATCATTATTACTGGTAATCAGACTAAAACAATAGAAAGCACTCTCAGGTTCTTCAAACTCCTTTGTTGTGTACAGAATATGTGACATGCATCCATTGGATGTCTACCATTATATCATATTACAATTTTATAGCCTTAGAAAATAAAAGCACCTAGTACAGAATTTGCGAAAAACCTGAACTAATCAAATCACAACCTATTACTGTATCTGTCTTTGAATATTGCCATAGGAACAGAAGAAGCTGATATGACTTACCCACTGCTATGAAGACCACCAGGACAGTCAGCACAATCAAAATTTTACTCTTCATCTTCTTGTAGGAGGCTAGTGTTTGTTGTTCTCAATAGGAGGGCTATTCGCAGAATCTATTCACTTTACAGAGACGGGAAAGAACACTAATCAAATGAATGGGGAAACATCCAGTTTCCTGCTAAAGGTGTGATGCAGATGGAGACTAGAATGAAGTATAGCAGGTTTTATTGTCTTCCATGAGGGTGCTGAGAGGACATTTGTCTGAAAAGAAGTCTGgaatgcagacagacagtatcttATCATTTACATCACATTGAAATGCTCAGTCAAAAAGTTAAGTTGACGTCTTGATTTTATTATTTGTTCCAGCCTTTCACACACACCAAAATACACCATGTAGTGTCTCGTAGTAGCAAATATTTTCGAAAGTGTATTCGGTATGATTATTTATTGCACATAGAATACATAGAAAGGTTATCTCTATAAAAgagcaacatgctcaatggggAAACTCACTACGTATGATAATGGTAATTAATAGTGACATGGTTGAGAAGTTATTCCATTAAAAAGTGAATAGTGACTCTGACGTGTTGCAAATGTGAATGCAGTAAAGTACATACATTGATTAGCTGTTCATTCCGATGCTGTAGTAGGATGTTGAGTATTCTAGGCCCTAGAAGTTAAACCAGTTTGAATTGGTACTTGGAACTAAAGCTTAGAGCGAAACTAGCCTGAATAAACATTGTAGTCTTTTCCAGATGGAGGAGGTGTCCTTATTGTGAATAGTTTGTCGAGACGAAGGCCAGATGGCCACCAGGGTGGCACCAGGGGCCACGGTGAGTTAGTTGGATGGCTCCGGCAGCCTGCCACTTTGCTCGGGTTGGTGCTGCAGCAGGTTTGTGAGATGGTGTAGCCGGCTCCTAGATGCTAGCAGTGAATGTGGTGTTACAGGAAGCTGTGGCCATGCAGCCCTTGCACGTGATGTTCAGATTGCTACTGATGTTGAACAATAAATGAAGAAGGAATAAAGCAGGAGCAATTGTAAATACAGGTATTTTTTGTTTGGCTAGCACTTTATTTAACAGTACACAAATTGCTAGGTTAACTGAGAAATGACACAGTAATTATCAAAAAATGACACTTAAATAAGCTAAGAATTACTTTTCTTATTTTTATTGTAGCTTTCTACTCGGATGAAACCACAGGGTCAGTACCTGCTTGTCCGCTCTAGCAGTTGGGCTCTGAGGTGCTACATGTTGTGTTTGTACCAAACAGACAAAGACTGGTGATCCCCACAGAACATGTGTTACGATGCAGAGACTCTGCTGTGAgatgggaaggagagaaagatggTGAGAAGGAGAACAAAAGGAGAGAAACAAATAAGATTGCTGTCATCATGACACTATTATGTACAATCACTAGTAACGGTAATCAAAAATTGCTAAAAGGTTTTAAAAACAATTCTAATGAATCCAACAGCTGGACAATGGATGAAGATACTccaaactgtatatatatatttttaaatcagaTATTGACTGAATTATAGCACATAAAACATTTAACTGGCACAGACAAAATAATGGAGTTCAGGGACTTGGGTTTATTGTCAAATTGAACTTTTTTATTTCTTAGAATGCACTCATACATACATTTTCTAACGGTATcatgtattttattttgtgttaaaaTAAAGTTAGATGTGCCTCATTTGCATAAATACACTGGGTTATTTTGCATATATTAATACATATGAATACATAAAGGGGTGGAACAGGGCTACAACCACCAAAAACTtgttcattgtaatggctggaatgcaaTAAATGGAACGCTATCAAACAAATAAGGAAACCATGTTTGACACCGTTCcaataattccattccagccattacaatgagcccgtcctcctatagctcctcccaccatctCCACTAATCTATGCCTACCTGCAGTCAGTCACCAGCGCTGTCTAGTCTGCCTCATtaattactgttgttgtcacGTTCTGTCGCATAATTCAACAGGTGTGTCAATAGCAGGATAGTTTCAGATTAAAAATCAATAGACTTGGCTCTAAATAACACCTATCTATACatactttacattgtttgcaagaTCAGACATAGTATGACTATAATCCGAATGTTCAATTTCGGAAGTTGCTTTCATTTCAGAGcataatttgtaaacatttcaactgCATTCAATTATTACTTTTTTTCAATTCTACAAAAAATGCACACCCATCAAAATGatgtctttcttctctttcttgtgacgtacagtgccttcggaaagtattcagacccctttaccctttccacagtttgttacattacagcctttttataaaatggattaaatatttttttaaatcagcaatctatacacaattccccataatgacaaagcgaaaacaggtttttagaaattgttgcatatttagtaaaaaataaaaacagaaataccttattgacataagtattcagaccctttgctatgagactctaaattgagctcaggaggaggcttgggcaagttgctgtcgGGGGGtacagagctgttgaccggggtaggggtagccaggttgaaagcatggccagccatggaaagatgcttattgaaattctcgattatcgtagaggGTATGGTAGAGGGTATGTTCgaatgtgagtacattggaggtaaatcTATGCGTTGGGTGACG
This genomic interval from Oncorhynchus clarkii lewisi isolate Uvic-CL-2024 chromosome 18, UVic_Ocla_1.0, whole genome shotgun sequence contains the following:
- the LOC139372574 gene encoding ly-6/neurotoxin-like protein 1, which produces MKSKILIVLTVLVVFIAVAQSLTCKQCSVGIFGTCIFPKNMVCDNSTLNCFTGESKFNSTEFLTLHTRGCLDSDLCGKTITATIFSAGVTSSSSCCQTDLCNGASSVQVSVTVALSAALMAWGV